In Alkalimarinus alittae, the DNA window ATTCATGTGGTTATGTAGGATAGTTAAAATAGTTATCCTCCATTATGTTTGGAGTGTGCCGGTAAATCAAAGCAGCACTTAATCTATATACCTTTTTGTTATTGCTGAGTATGCATCGATTCTACGGTCACGGAAATAAGGCCAAATGCGTCTAATGTCTTCAGAGCGATGCCTATCTATATCGGCAACCAGCACGTCTTCATTATCAGCGCTTGCTTTCGCCAAAATCTCACCTTGAGGGCCTGTTATAAAACTGTTTCCCCAAAATTTAATACCGTCTGATTGTCCGCTAGGATCCGCTTCTAAACCCACCCTGTTAGGCGCAATCACTGGCACGTTATTGGCAATAGAGTGGCCTCGCTGAACTGTAATCCAGGCATCTAATTGCCGAGCTTGTTCGGCCGCATCATCATTAATATCCCAGCCAATAGCAGTAGGGTAAATAAGTAAGTCTGCACCTGCCAATGCCATCAATCTGGCTGCTTCAGGGTACCATTGATCCCAACATACCAATACACCCAGTCGACCGACACTGGTATTAATGGGCTCAAAGCCACTACTGCCATCATTTTTTTCGGCATCCCCTGGTGTAAAGTAGAACTTTTCATAAAAGCCCGGGTCATCAGGAATATGCATTTTTCGGTAAGTGCCTGCGATACTGCCGTCTGACTCTATAACGACCGCTGTATTGTGGTAAATACCGGTCGCGCGTTTTTCAAATATAGAACAGACAACCACAATGTCGAGCTCTTTAGCGAGTGACGCAATGCGATCAGTCGTAGGGCCAGGTATTGTTTCTGCCAGATCAAAGACACTCACATCTTCTGTTTGACAAAAATAAAGCGTAGCGTGAAGCTCTTGCAATACCACCAATTTAGCACCTTGTTGACTGGCGGCTCTTATTTTTGCTTCGCTGGTTGCTAAGCTGATATTTTTATCAGCTGAGCAAACTTGTTGAATAGCGGCCACTTTTAGCACGGCATCTTTATGTGCTACTTGATTTGGTCTATGGGTCATGTGTCAGTAACACTCCTCATTATTCAGCAGCAAAAGTGATTTTTTTGGGTTGGCATGATTGTGGAATCTGCATTGTAATGCAGTGCAGGCTACCGTGTTGCTTAATGAGTGGGAGGCAGTTTATGGGCACTATCTCTCGGTCTGGGAAGCAACGTTGTAATGTATCTAAAGCCTCTTGATCTTGCTTTACGCCGTAAATAGGCGCAAGCACAGCACCGTTAACAATCAAGAAGTTAGCGTAAGTGGCCGGTAGTCGATCGCCTTCGTCAAAAATAGCATCAGTCATAGGTAGTGCCGCTAGACGATAGGGATGGCCATTAGGTTGTCTAAAGCTGTGAAGTTGGTCTTCCATTTTCTTTAACGCATCATAGTGCTCGTCGTGTTGGTCATCGCACTTCACGTAGCAAATCATATCGTCCGCGCAAAACCGTGCCAGTGTATCAATATGACTATCGGTATCGTCACCCGCAAGGTAGCCGTTATCAAGCCATAACACGTGCTCAATGCCTAAGTGGTTGTTAAGCTTTTGCTCAATATCGGCTTTAGATAACTGTGGGTTT includes these proteins:
- a CDS encoding carbon-nitrogen hydrolase, which codes for MTHRPNQVAHKDAVLKVAAIQQVCSADKNISLATSEAKIRAASQQGAKLVVLQELHATLYFCQTEDVSVFDLAETIPGPTTDRIASLAKELDIVVVCSIFEKRATGIYHNTAVVIESDGSIAGTYRKMHIPDDPGFYEKFYFTPGDAEKNDGSSGFEPINTSVGRLGVLVCWDQWYPEAARLMALAGADLLIYPTAIGWDINDDAAEQARQLDAWITVQRGHSIANNVPVIAPNRVGLEADPSGQSDGIKFWGNSFITGPQGEILAKASADNEDVLVADIDRHRSEDIRRIWPYFRDRRIDAYSAITKRYID
- a CDS encoding agmatine deiminase family protein, which translates into the protein MNNPNIVFPPEWAPQQSVLLTWPHKATDWVLMLEEVEQLYLQLAKEILKRESLIIACADASKIEQIESALSGFNDHSLQVFHIESDDTWARDHGPISVYENGSAKLLDFNFNAWGGKFGFNKDNLINSRLVKAKAFEDLQYEAIDMVIEGGALESNGQGVLLTTSECLLNPTRNPQLSKADIEQKLNNHLGIEHVLWLDNGYLAGDDTDSHIDTLARFCADDMICYVKCDDQHDEHYDALKKMEDQLHSFRQPNGHPYRLAALPMTDAIFDEGDRLPATYANFLIVNGAVLAPIYGVKQDQEALDTLQRCFPDREIVPINCLPLIKQHGSLHCITMQIPQSCQPKKITFAAE